A DNA window from Marinibacterium anthonyi contains the following coding sequences:
- a CDS encoding Hsp20/alpha crystallin family protein, with product MVGPNLQNTLFGDALSRLDRLLEMHRLGFDTSSATVWQPPLDLIETETELLAVVALPGVDAASVDVEVAQGRLRIRGNRSRPAELRGAAILRMELPWGPFERQVAVPNRAYHVSREAVRGCLLIRLRKVQGQENDET from the coding sequence ATGGTCGGACCCAACTTGCAGAACACCCTGTTTGGCGATGCCCTGTCCCGGCTCGATCGGCTGCTGGAAATGCACAGGCTTGGGTTCGACACGTCATCCGCGACGGTCTGGCAGCCCCCGCTGGACCTGATCGAAACCGAAACCGAACTGCTTGCCGTCGTGGCGCTTCCGGGGGTGGATGCGGCTTCGGTCGATGTCGAGGTCGCGCAGGGCAGGCTCAGGATCCGGGGCAACAGGTCCCGGCCCGCGGAACTGCGCGGCGCGGCCATCCTGCGCATGGAACTGCCCTGGGGGCCGTTCGAACGCCAGGTCGCGGTTCCGAACCGGGCCTATCACGTCAGTCGCGAAGCGGTCCGGGGGTGTCTTTTGATCCGATTGAGAAAAGTGCAGGGCCAGGAGAATGACGAAACCTGA
- the fcl_2 gene encoding GDP-L-fucose synthase: MTAYDLSGKRIWVAGHRGMVGSAVVRRLASEGCTVITAGRDVVDLTRQAQVHDWMSRERPDIIVMAAAKVGGILANHTRPVDFLLQNLQIETNIVEAAHANDVQRFLFLGSSCIYPKMAAQPIREDSLLTGPLEPTNEWYAIAKIAGIKLCQAYRKQHDRDWISAMPTNLYGPDDNYDLSTSHVLPALLRKFHEAKLSGAPSVEIWGSGTPLREFLHCDDLADALVFLLKCYSGYDHVNVGSGVEVSIRELAETIASVVGYEAELIFDSSKPDGTPRKLMDSTRLRNMGWNNVRPLRAGIETTYGFFKKRHGNDVTRVEPA; this comes from the coding sequence ATGACGGCGTATGATCTTTCCGGAAAGCGCATCTGGGTCGCCGGCCATCGCGGCATGGTCGGAAGCGCCGTCGTCCGGCGGCTTGCCTCGGAAGGTTGCACGGTCATCACGGCGGGACGGGACGTGGTCGACCTGACGCGCCAGGCCCAGGTCCATGACTGGATGTCGCGCGAAAGGCCCGACATCATCGTCATGGCCGCGGCCAAGGTCGGTGGCATATTGGCCAACCACACCCGGCCCGTCGATTTCCTGCTGCAGAACCTGCAGATCGAGACCAACATCGTCGAAGCCGCGCATGCCAATGACGTGCAGCGGTTCCTTTTCCTTGGCTCCTCCTGCATCTATCCCAAGATGGCGGCCCAGCCGATCCGGGAAGACAGCCTGCTGACCGGTCCGCTGGAACCCACCAACGAGTGGTATGCCATCGCCAAGATCGCGGGCATCAAGCTGTGCCAGGCCTACCGCAAGCAGCATGACCGCGACTGGATTTCGGCCATGCCCACCAATCTGTATGGCCCCGACGACAATTATGATCTGTCGACCTCGCATGTGCTGCCCGCGCTTCTGCGGAAGTTTCACGAGGCGAAGTTGTCGGGCGCCCCCAGCGTCGAGATCTGGGGCTCCGGCACGCCGCTGCGCGAGTTCCTGCACTGCGATGACCTTGCCGACGCTCTGGTCTTTCTTCTGAAATGCTACTCCGGTTACGACCACGTCAATGTCGGATCCGGTGTCGAGGTCTCGATCCGCGAATTGGCCGAAACCATCGCAAGTGTTGTCGGCTACGAGGCCGAACTGATCTTTGACAGCTCCAAGCCCGACGGCACGCCACGCAAGTTGATGGACAGCACGCGGCTTCGGAACATGGGCTGGAACAACGTCAGGCCGCTGCGCGCGGGTATCGAAACCACCTACGGGTTTTTCAAGAAGCGGCATGGCAACGACGTGACGCGTGTGGAGCCGGCATGA
- the ydfH_7 gene encoding putative HTH-type transcriptional regulator YdfH produces MQISAGSMKPARRGPALAEQIYLNLREAIIAGDIAAGTRLREVELAELVGASRTPLREALSRLAGDGLLTPLQKGGVEVVDVESERDDIHAIRVGLDCTAVRLAAERIDEDDLMALWALVEEREKMDVSDTKNRSLNNKNLHDLIRQASGNPRLVTMIAQYEEFFLSAETLGRLTVDESQRLAAEHREIVAAIADRAPERAEKALRDHIERAYHSLKSKG; encoded by the coding sequence ATGCAGATTTCCGCAGGAAGCATGAAACCGGCCAGACGAGGCCCGGCCTTGGCGGAGCAGATCTACCTCAATCTTCGGGAGGCGATCATCGCCGGCGATATCGCGGCGGGCACGCGTCTGCGTGAAGTCGAGCTGGCCGAGCTGGTCGGCGCCAGCCGGACGCCGTTGCGCGAGGCGCTGTCGCGACTGGCAGGCGATGGATTGCTGACGCCGCTTCAGAAAGGCGGGGTCGAGGTCGTGGATGTCGAAAGCGAACGCGACGACATCCATGCGATCCGTGTCGGCCTGGACTGTACGGCAGTCCGGCTTGCAGCGGAACGCATCGACGAAGACGATCTCATGGCCCTTTGGGCCCTGGTCGAGGAACGCGAGAAGATGGACGTCAGCGACACGAAAAACCGGTCGCTCAACAACAAGAACCTGCATGACCTGATCCGACAGGCCTCGGGCAATCCCCGGCTGGTGACCATGATCGCGCAATACGAGGAATTCTTCCTGAGCGCGGAAACCCTGGGGCGTCTGACGGTCGACGAAAGCCAGCGGCTGGCCGCAGAGCACCGGGAGATCGTCGCGGCCATCGCTGACCGCGCACCCGAACGCGCAGAAAAAGCGCTGCGCGACCATATCGAACGGGCTTATCACAGCCTCAAGTCAAAGGGCTGA
- the ntaA_12 gene encoding Nitrilotriacetate monooxygenase component A, with protein MTHSRKMHLVAYLRTNSTASYAGGWRHPSAPLDDVWSPERYQYLARLLEGALFDAGFFADNLALPDLYKGRIDDYIGRGGQASLLDPMIALPIMAAATSHIGLGATLSTTFNDAYHLARSLGSLDLISGGRAAWNVVTSTMDAEARNFGMAAMPDKATRYDRAEDMLEACSKLWDSWEPEALVMDRDSGVFADTSRIHPANHRGPHVATAGPLGIPRSPQGRPVLMQAGSSPRGRAFAAKWAELIFASPATREAGIEFRADLHDRLRANGRDTGSCKVLTSLSIVLGETEQIARDRASYLDALVDPELVLASNSSLMGVDLHETLKQPAPAEVGSQGVQGTLDRMTQTAAASKTSFAETVRRPRDLFVGTPAQVADTMEDWFVHGACDGFVLPPTVYPGTFEDVARLLVPELQKRGLFRREYAGKTLRDNLRNPG; from the coding sequence ATGACCCATTCGCGCAAGATGCACCTCGTCGCTTACCTGCGTACCAATTCCACCGCCAGCTACGCCGGCGGATGGCGCCACCCCTCAGCGCCGCTGGACGACGTCTGGTCGCCCGAGCGTTACCAATACCTGGCGCGGCTGCTGGAGGGTGCGCTGTTTGACGCCGGCTTTTTCGCCGACAACCTGGCGCTGCCCGATCTCTACAAGGGCAGGATCGACGACTATATCGGCCGGGGCGGGCAGGCGAGCCTGCTGGATCCGATGATCGCCCTTCCGATCATGGCCGCCGCGACGTCGCACATCGGTCTGGGTGCGACGCTGTCCACCACCTTCAACGATGCCTACCACCTGGCGCGCAGCCTCGGATCGCTTGACCTGATCAGCGGCGGGCGGGCAGCGTGGAACGTCGTGACCTCGACGATGGACGCAGAGGCGCGCAACTTCGGCATGGCCGCGATGCCCGACAAGGCCACCCGCTACGACCGGGCCGAAGACATGCTGGAAGCGTGTTCGAAGCTTTGGGACAGCTGGGAACCCGAGGCGCTGGTCATGGACCGTGACAGCGGCGTCTTTGCCGATACGTCGCGCATTCATCCCGCCAATCATCGCGGCCCGCATGTGGCCACCGCCGGGCCGCTGGGCATTCCACGCAGTCCGCAGGGGCGACCCGTGCTGATGCAGGCCGGATCCTCGCCGCGGGGCCGTGCCTTTGCGGCGAAATGGGCCGAGCTTATCTTCGCCTCCCCGGCGACAAGGGAGGCGGGCATCGAATTCCGCGCCGACCTGCACGACCGGCTGCGGGCCAATGGCCGCGACACCGGCAGTTGCAAGGTGCTGACCTCGCTGTCGATCGTGCTGGGAGAAACCGAACAGATCGCCCGCGACCGCGCCTCCTACCTTGACGCTCTCGTGGATCCGGAACTGGTTCTTGCGTCGAATTCCTCGCTGATGGGCGTGGACCTGCACGAGACCCTGAAACAGCCCGCGCCCGCCGAGGTCGGCAGCCAGGGCGTACAGGGGACGCTGGACCGGATGACCCAGACCGCGGCCGCCAGCAAGACGAGCTTTGCCGAAACCGTCCGCCGCCCACGCGACCTTTTCGTGGGCACGCCGGCCCAGGTCGCCGACACGATGGAAGACTGGTTCGTACATGGTGCCTGCGACGGCTTCGTGCTGCCGCCCACCGTCTACCCCGGCACCTTCGAAGACGTCGCGCGCCTGCTGGTGCCCGAACTGCAGAAACGTGGCCTGTTCCGGCGCGAATACGCCGGAAAGACCCTGAGAGACAACCTGCGGAACCCGGGCTGA
- the fucA gene encoding L-fuculose phosphate aldolase translates to MEDLDHGNTMLKDPTPPDYVCDTEWKARVDLAACYRLLAHFGMADTIYGHATVRVPGSPNEFLINPFGMMFEEVTASSLVKIDHSGLPTDGVTSVNAAGFVIHSAIHAARPEVDCVIHTHTRAGVALSCLEEGLLPINQFALEFSELIRYHDYEGIALDLDEQERLVADLGDSHSLVLRNHGMLTTGLTIPGAFYLFYYLEQAAKVQMDVMASGGKIITPSEEVQKHTASQYASAFDPKLAGVRGWPAMLRLLDRRNPGYDQ, encoded by the coding sequence ATGGAAGACCTCGATCACGGCAACACCATGCTGAAGGATCCGACCCCGCCGGATTACGTTTGCGACACCGAATGGAAAGCGCGGGTGGATCTGGCCGCGTGCTATCGCCTTCTGGCGCATTTCGGCATGGCAGACACGATCTATGGCCACGCCACCGTCCGCGTGCCCGGCAGCCCGAATGAATTCCTCATCAATCCGTTCGGCATGATGTTCGAGGAAGTCACCGCGTCTTCGCTGGTCAAGATCGACCATTCCGGGCTGCCGACCGACGGGGTGACCTCGGTCAACGCGGCTGGCTTCGTGATCCACTCGGCGATCCATGCCGCCCGCCCCGAGGTGGATTGCGTGATCCACACCCATACCCGCGCGGGTGTGGCGCTGTCCTGCCTCGAAGAGGGTCTGCTGCCGATCAACCAGTTCGCGCTCGAGTTCTCGGAGCTGATCCGTTACCACGATTATGAAGGCATCGCGCTGGATCTCGACGAGCAGGAACGGCTTGTCGCGGATCTTGGGGACAGCCACTCGCTGGTGCTGCGCAACCACGGCATGCTGACGACCGGCCTGACCATTCCGGGCGCCTTCTACCTGTTCTATTATCTCGAACAGGCGGCCAAGGTTCAGATGGACGTCATGGCTTCGGGCGGGAAGATCATCACCCCTTCGGAAGAGGTGCAGAAGCACACGGCCAGCCAGTATGCCTCTGCCTTCGATCCGAAACTGGCCGGTGTGCGCGGCTGGCCGGCGATGCTGCGCCTTCTGGACCGACGCAATCCCGGCTACGATCAGTAA
- the rutF_2 gene encoding FMN reductase (NADH) RutF encodes MPDLADNRPQIDQLQFREAMSRIAAAVHVVTSDGPGGRAGFTASAVCSVSDTPPTVLVCVNHSSRQNPLLHANGVLCINTLCPQSRDLGDLFSGQLGIAHEDRFDHVDWSTGITGAQVLSGSAMSLEGRISDIARVGSHDVFYVEVMAIHGKEDRDALLYFARSYRDLAKTAA; translated from the coding sequence TTGCCGGATCTTGCCGATAACCGCCCACAAATCGACCAGTTGCAGTTTCGCGAAGCGATGTCGCGCATTGCGGCGGCCGTACACGTCGTCACCTCGGATGGCCCGGGGGGGCGGGCAGGTTTTACAGCGTCTGCCGTCTGTTCGGTGTCCGACACGCCGCCCACGGTTCTGGTCTGCGTGAATCATTCCAGTCGGCAGAACCCCCTGCTGCACGCGAATGGCGTGCTTTGCATCAATACGCTCTGCCCGCAGTCACGCGATCTCGGGGACCTGTTTTCCGGTCAGCTGGGCATCGCGCACGAGGATCGGTTCGACCACGTCGACTGGAGCACCGGTATCACCGGGGCGCAGGTGCTGTCCGGCTCGGCGATGAGCCTCGAGGGCCGGATTTCGGACATTGCCCGCGTCGGCAGCCACGACGTCTTCTACGTCGAGGTGATGGCGATCCACGGCAAGGAAGACCGCGACGCGCTGCTTTATTTCGCCCGCTCCTATCGCGATCTGGCAAAGACCGCCGCCTGA
- the tftD gene encoding FADH(2)-dependent monooxygenase TftD → MGLMNRAEYIESLNDGRQVWVSGRKVDNVATDPALAPMVRSIAKIYEMQGDPEFEDLLTFELPDGGRGSRFYKIPETPEDLVLRRKMTSAILGHVSPTMDRFGDETVTPLFVMVDRKDICDSFDPRYAANAARWLDRLARENLFMTSGNTDPKGDRSLQPFQQEDPDLYLRVVEEREDGIIISGAKFETGAPYANVALVKPTVGNWIDENADYAVGAIVPLNSEGVRMHCRMPLTATGAENANDYDHPLSGSFDELDTLMVFDHVFVPWENVLFSRKPKMAAMMRAEFSRWAAQGYLVRCLSKAELLVGASLLVAEHTGTIKIPPVRSKIAQLMMHKQAIEAFVIASEASCKTSPGGFTMPDQPIQNAGRIFCSQTYHQMVQLLREIIGGQPVMLPDEAMLTGAETHKDIEKFFAGAGFDARTRIQAMHLARELTASAYAGRTQAYQLFAETPVFAQENALFASYDKDGALEKARKWAGIEEEAEMPAKPLAMAGQ, encoded by the coding sequence ATGGGGCTTATGAACCGCGCAGAGTATATTGAGAGCCTGAATGATGGGCGGCAGGTCTGGGTCAGCGGGCGCAAGGTAGACAACGTCGCAACCGATCCGGCGCTGGCCCCGATGGTGCGCTCGATCGCCAAGATCTACGAGATGCAAGGCGACCCGGAGTTCGAAGACCTGCTGACCTTCGAGCTGCCCGACGGTGGCAGGGGGTCGCGCTTTTACAAGATCCCCGAAACCCCCGAGGACCTTGTGCTGCGCCGCAAGATGACCTCGGCGATCCTGGGCCATGTCTCGCCGACCATGGACCGCTTCGGCGACGAGACGGTCACGCCTCTTTTCGTGATGGTCGACCGCAAGGACATCTGCGACAGCTTCGATCCGCGTTACGCCGCCAACGCCGCCCGCTGGCTGGACAGGCTGGCGCGCGAGAACCTGTTCATGACCTCCGGCAATACGGACCCCAAGGGGGATCGTTCGCTGCAGCCTTTCCAGCAGGAGGACCCCGATCTCTACCTGCGCGTGGTCGAGGAACGCGAGGACGGGATCATCATTTCGGGCGCGAAGTTCGAAACCGGTGCGCCCTATGCGAACGTGGCGCTGGTCAAGCCCACCGTGGGCAACTGGATCGACGAGAATGCCGACTATGCCGTGGGCGCCATCGTGCCGCTGAATTCGGAAGGCGTGCGGATGCACTGCCGGATGCCGCTGACAGCGACCGGCGCGGAAAACGCCAACGACTACGATCACCCGCTGTCCGGCAGTTTTGATGAACTGGACACGCTGATGGTCTTCGACCACGTTTTCGTGCCGTGGGAAAACGTGCTGTTCAGCCGCAAACCCAAGATGGCCGCCATGATGCGCGCCGAATTTTCCCGCTGGGCGGCACAGGGCTACCTTGTCCGCTGCCTGTCCAAGGCCGAGCTGCTGGTGGGCGCGTCGTTGCTGGTGGCCGAACACACCGGCACCATCAAGATCCCGCCGGTGCGCTCCAAGATCGCGCAGCTGATGATGCACAAGCAGGCGATCGAGGCCTTCGTCATCGCGTCCGAAGCGTCGTGCAAGACGTCTCCGGGCGGGTTCACCATGCCCGATCAGCCGATCCAGAACGCGGGCCGGATCTTCTGCTCGCAGACCTACCACCAGATGGTCCAGCTGCTGCGCGAGATCATCGGCGGTCAGCCCGTGATGCTGCCCGACGAGGCGATGCTGACCGGGGCGGAGACCCACAAGGATATCGAGAAGTTCTTTGCCGGCGCGGGCTTTGATGCCCGCACTCGGATCCAGGCCATGCACCTGGCCCGGGAACTGACGGCTTCGGCCTACGCAGGCCGCACCCAGGCATACCAGCTCTTCGCGGAAACCCCTGTGTTCGCTCAGGAAAACGCGCTGTTTGCAAGCTATGACAAGGATGGCGCACTGGAAAAGGCCCGCAAGTGGGCCGGTATCGAGGAAGAAGCCGAAATGCCCGCAAAGCCGCTTGCAATGGCGGGCCAGTGA
- the cpg2_2 gene encoding Carboxypeptidase G2 precursor has product MADHVLETHAVDGGTAPSEPLMAAISRRHGQALALLETLVNMPSGSYGAEDVNAVGDRLVAEWEALGFFDAPMAIEGRGKIRRLTRTFPEGSGGRILILGHLDTVWAAEDSAGWTYKAEGELATGPGVGDMKGGLSMAWLAVAAMLDTGSPCPSEIAVLLVPDEELGSPRSRHIIEEEARKSRAVLVLEPSRPGGEIVVGRGAVGAMVLTAKGRTAHVAVNPEEGISALVPLAGLAGPISALTGPGGASVSIGVLRSGAARQVVPETAEMHVDLRAPSQEGAEMLEDGIRRLVREAEAASPGVTFRIEGGVTRPAFPPEVGKQLCDIYVANAAAMRLDIGRVTTRGGSDGSFGAALGVPTLDGLGPICFDTCSRRERIVLASLAERAALYAQLMITLAERPDLALV; this is encoded by the coding sequence ATGGCGGACCACGTTCTTGAAACGCATGCGGTGGACGGGGGTACCGCGCCGTCCGAGCCGCTGATGGCCGCCATCTCTCGCCGTCACGGGCAGGCGCTGGCGCTGTTGGAGACGCTGGTCAACATGCCCTCCGGCAGCTACGGCGCCGAGGACGTGAACGCCGTGGGCGACCGGCTGGTTGCGGAATGGGAAGCCCTGGGCTTTTTCGACGCGCCGATGGCCATCGAAGGGCGCGGGAAGATCCGGCGCCTGACACGAACCTTCCCCGAAGGCTCTGGCGGCCGCATCCTGATCCTTGGGCACCTCGACACCGTCTGGGCAGCCGAGGACAGCGCCGGCTGGACCTACAAGGCCGAGGGTGAGCTTGCCACCGGCCCCGGCGTGGGCGACATGAAGGGCGGGCTGTCCATGGCCTGGCTCGCCGTCGCGGCGATGCTTGACACAGGGTCCCCATGCCCCTCGGAAATCGCCGTGCTGCTTGTTCCGGACGAGGAACTCGGCTCGCCCCGGTCCCGCCACATCATCGAGGAGGAGGCGCGGAAATCCCGTGCCGTGCTCGTGCTGGAACCCTCGCGTCCGGGGGGCGAGATCGTCGTGGGGCGCGGGGCTGTCGGCGCCATGGTGCTGACGGCCAAGGGCCGCACCGCCCATGTGGCCGTGAACCCCGAAGAAGGCATCTCGGCCCTCGTGCCGCTGGCCGGTCTCGCGGGGCCGATCTCGGCGCTGACGGGGCCCGGTGGCGCTTCGGTTTCGATCGGCGTGCTGCGTTCGGGCGCCGCGCGGCAGGTGGTGCCCGAAACCGCCGAGATGCACGTGGACCTGCGCGCGCCCAGCCAGGAGGGGGCGGAGATGCTGGAAGACGGCATACGCCGTCTTGTCCGCGAGGCGGAGGCGGCAAGCCCCGGCGTCACGTTCCGCATCGAAGGCGGCGTGACCCGGCCCGCTTTCCCGCCGGAAGTCGGCAAGCAGCTCTGCGATATCTACGTGGCCAATGCGGCGGCGATGCGGCTAGACATCGGGCGTGTGACCACTCGGGGCGGGTCCGATGGCAGCTTCGGTGCCGCGCTCGGAGTGCCGACGCTGGACGGGCTTGGGCCGATCTGCTTCGACACCTGCTCGCGTCGGGAACGCATCGTCCTCGCCTCCCTTGCCGAGCGCGCGGCGCTTTATGCGCAGCTGATGATCACCCTTGCCGAACGCCCGGATCTCGCGCTGGTCTGA
- a CDS encoding Inner membrane ABC-transporter permease protein, which produces MNNRPYSPLVPISAGLVLLFLIVPTVVIVYSSFSPSSRISFPPQAVTLKWFFNFFENDQFRGALFNSLAVTALVTPLTLAIAVPASLAIVRRDFPGRALLSALALSPLAVPGVVIGVALLNFFSWAGLYTGFWKISIALVIITLPFAIRALVATLEGLDLSLEEASRNLGAGRLHTFFHITLPQLRSGMLAGGIFVFVEAIDNFSTVVFLTDMQTNVLSVQAYGYIRDFNDPTVSAMATILIVQSIVLVLLLQRFAGFEKVLAGK; this is translated from the coding sequence ATGAACAATCGCCCTTATTCGCCCCTGGTGCCCATCTCGGCCGGGCTGGTGCTGCTGTTCCTGATCGTGCCGACGGTGGTGATCGTCTATTCCTCCTTCAGCCCAAGCAGCCGGATCTCCTTTCCGCCGCAGGCGGTGACCCTGAAATGGTTCTTCAACTTCTTCGAGAACGACCAGTTTCGCGGCGCGCTCTTCAACAGCCTCGCGGTGACGGCGCTGGTGACGCCGCTTACGCTGGCGATCGCGGTGCCCGCATCGCTGGCCATCGTCCGCAGGGACTTTCCGGGCCGCGCGCTGCTGAGCGCCCTGGCGCTGTCGCCTCTGGCGGTCCCGGGCGTGGTGATCGGCGTGGCGCTCCTGAACTTTTTCAGCTGGGCCGGGCTTTACACGGGCTTCTGGAAGATCTCGATCGCGCTGGTGATCATCACGCTGCCCTTCGCCATCCGCGCCCTCGTGGCCACCCTCGAAGGGCTCGACCTGTCGCTCGAAGAAGCGTCGCGCAATCTCGGCGCCGGACGGCTGCACACCTTCTTTCACATCACCCTGCCGCAGCTGCGGTCGGGGATGCTGGCGGGCGGCATCTTCGTCTTTGTCGAGGCAATCGACAATTTCTCGACCGTGGTGTTCCTGACCGACATGCAGACCAACGTGCTGTCCGTACAGGCCTATGGCTACATCCGCGATTTCAACGACCCGACCGTGTCGGCAATGGCCACCATCCTGATCGTGCAATCCATCGTGCTGGTGCTGCTGCTGCAACGCTTCGCCGGGTTCGAAAAAGTGCTGGCCGGAAAGTGA
- the potH_12 gene encoding Putrescine transport system permease protein PotH, translated as MKQVPVFWLIWPLVLVLAIFFLALLRFADVSLLHQIPGTAMFEGPRGLGNYADTFASPLARKALMDTLVMSLEITGLTILMGYPLAYLMARSPSAFLRNAIFFTLIVTFLSGGITRAYAWMLVLGNTGPVNGLIQALGFPRMRLINNELGVVISIVHFILPFFVLTLLGAIKNIPATLEEAARSHGASRWEAFRTVTLPLSVPGLVSASLLAFTLAISSFLFPLLLGGGRVQMFANLIYDKIQSSFDMPAAAAMAMIFLVFALIPIVLLNIIRNNLSLRFGGTRK; from the coding sequence ATGAAGCAGGTTCCCGTTTTCTGGCTGATCTGGCCGCTGGTTCTGGTGCTGGCGATCTTCTTCCTTGCCCTGCTGCGCTTTGCCGATGTCAGCCTGCTGCACCAGATCCCCGGCACGGCGATGTTCGAGGGCCCGCGCGGCCTTGGCAACTACGCCGATACCTTCGCCTCGCCGCTGGCGCGCAAGGCGCTGATGGACACGCTGGTCATGTCGCTTGAGATCACCGGCCTGACCATCCTGATGGGCTACCCGCTGGCCTACCTGATGGCACGCTCGCCCTCGGCCTTCCTGCGCAACGCGATCTTCTTCACGTTGATCGTGACCTTCCTGTCGGGCGGCATCACCCGTGCCTATGCCTGGATGCTGGTGCTGGGCAACACCGGCCCTGTCAACGGGCTGATCCAGGCGCTGGGTTTCCCGCGCATGCGGCTGATCAACAACGAGCTGGGCGTGGTGATCTCCATCGTCCACTTCATCCTGCCCTTCTTCGTCCTGACGCTGCTCGGGGCGATCAAGAACATCCCCGCCACGCTGGAGGAAGCCGCGCGCAGCCACGGCGCCAGCCGGTGGGAGGCGTTCCGCACGGTCACGCTGCCGCTGTCGGTGCCGGGCCTTGTCAGCGCATCCCTGCTGGCCTTCACGCTGGCGATCAGTTCGTTTCTCTTCCCGCTGCTGCTGGGCGGTGGCCGGGTGCAGATGTTCGCCAATCTCATCTACGACAAGATCCAGAGCAGTTTCGACATGCCAGCCGCAGCGGCAATGGCCATGATCTTCCTGGTCTTCGCGCTGATCCCGATCGTTCTGCTGAACATCATCCGGAACAACCTGTCGCTTCGCTTCGGGGGGACCCGGAAATGA
- the cysA_6 gene encoding Sulfate/thiosulfate import ATP-binding protein CysA, protein MTSVPTTNAQERATALRISDLVKSFGDTMAVRGVSLDLSDGGILALLGPSGCGKTTILRMIAGFSEPDSGTITLHDRDITHLPPEKRNAAMVFQSYALFPHMTVAENVGYGLKIRKKSRGEIATRVWDALKLVRLEDFARRYPSELSGGQQQRTALARAVATEPDLLLLDEPFGALDQNLREAMQIELRKLQESLGLATVIVTHDQQEAMILADRIAVVNKGRIEQLSPPAELYDHPRTAFVAEFMGVENILDATCDGASVTLAGTALPISNGTPGPCKVAIRSEAFALDDGAGLPGKIAYLTNLGGRVLYEVLLADGQTVKVSEQRAPGRATRPVGDTVVLHAAPDSITVLETLE, encoded by the coding sequence ATGACTTCTGTTCCGACCACCAACGCGCAAGAGCGGGCAACCGCCTTGCGCATTTCGGATCTGGTGAAATCCTTCGGTGACACGATGGCCGTGCGCGGGGTTTCGCTGGATCTCTCTGACGGCGGGATCCTCGCGCTGCTGGGCCCTTCGGGCTGCGGCAAGACCACGATCCTGCGCATGATCGCGGGATTTTCCGAACCTGACAGCGGGACGATCACCCTGCACGATCGCGACATCACCCACTTGCCGCCCGAAAAGCGCAATGCAGCGATGGTGTTCCAGTCCTATGCACTGTTCCCGCACATGACCGTGGCGGAAAACGTCGGCTACGGGTTGAAGATCCGCAAGAAGTCCAGGGGCGAGATCGCGACCCGCGTCTGGGACGCGCTGAAACTCGTCCGTCTTGAAGACTTTGCGCGCCGCTATCCGTCGGAACTGTCCGGCGGCCAGCAACAGCGCACGGCCCTCGCCCGCGCCGTGGCCACGGAACCCGACCTGCTGCTGCTGGACGAGCCCTTCGGCGCGCTGGACCAGAACCTGCGCGAGGCCATGCAGATCGAACTGCGCAAGCTGCAGGAAAGCCTTGGGCTCGCCACCGTCATCGTGACTCACGACCAGCAGGAGGCGATGATCCTCGCCGACCGCATCGCCGTGGTGAACAAGGGCCGCATCGAACAGCTTTCGCCCCCGGCCGAACTTTACGATCACCCGCGCACCGCCTTCGTGGCCGAATTCATGGGCGTGGAGAATATCCTCGACGCGACCTGCGACGGCGCGAGCGTGACGCTGGCGGGCACCGCGCTGCCAATCTCGAACGGCACCCCCGGTCCCTGCAAGGTCGCCATCCGGTCCGAGGCGTTCGCGCTGGACGACGGTGCGGGCCTGCCCGGCAAGATCGCCTATCTTACCAACCTCGGCGGCCGGGTTCTGTATGAAGTGCTGTTGGCGGATGGTCAGACCGTCAAGGTCTCGGAACAGCGGGCGCCGGGCCGTGCGACGCGCCCCGTGGGCGATACCGTGGTCCTGCATGCCGCACCCGACAGCATCACGGTGCTGGAGACCCTGGAATGA